A genomic stretch from Empedobacter stercoris includes:
- a CDS encoding RagB/SusD family nutrient uptake outer membrane protein, giving the protein MALTKVNTQFEPNDLRQKNWVREVTNGTSTWKHAYKYKQRTNSSSTTENSVVFRLAEQFLIRAEARLKQQNKVGALQDLNKIRSRAGLPAYIVLTDEEFIEAILQERQHEFFCEFGHRFFDLKRLNLIDQVLTPTKSNWKSYCQQWPIPEQEILKNSNLTQNTGY; this is encoded by the coding sequence ATTGCTTTAACAAAAGTAAATACACAGTTTGAACCAAATGATCTTCGTCAAAAAAACTGGGTAAGAGAAGTTACTAACGGTACAAGTACTTGGAAACATGCTTATAAATACAAACAAAGAACAAACTCTTCTTCAACAACAGAAAACTCGGTTGTTTTTCGATTAGCAGAACAATTTTTAATTCGAGCTGAGGCACGTCTAAAACAACAAAATAAAGTAGGTGCCTTACAAGATCTTAACAAAATTAGATCAAGAGCTGGTTTGCCTGCTTATATCGTATTGACTGATGAGGAATTTATAGAAGCTATTTTACAAGAAAGACAGCATGAGTTCTTCTGTGAATTTGGGCATCGTTTTTTTGATTTAAAACGATTGAATCTAATCGATCAAGTATTAACTCCAACAAAATCAAATTGGAAAAGCTATTGCCAACAATGGCCAATTCCTGAACAAGAAATATTAAAGAATTCGAATTTAACACAAAACACTGGATACTAA
- a CDS encoding alpha/beta hydrolase family protein has translation MKPVFAQHTHRTVKESEYDKWGKVIGSQISEKGNWSTISMSYATTDTVFLINNLTKQQISIAGIREGAFMKENSFLWLKNNNLSVLNLKTLENIEIPAVKKYVVSVDKNILISIEKHNNAQRIVLRDIKGNSIKTIENTRNYSFDNETNRMVYEKIVDTSVFLEYIDLSHPLSSNAVAHKEAGSYTNFKWNDNGVVILSKNENALSSICYFDLKSKNLDCMNTNLIEDEIDQTSNTLYLSANAEFIYFNAKKKLINRTTNDSVEIWYGSDQLIYPIRKMRDERGYTPYTWVWNRVENTVKQITDDELPNIHYLSNSNKLLLYNPYQNTTDNKLINDYDVYFYDSKTAVKKRIIQEFDPNTHLFGNVGQTDDFVYYYDNNWWWYNTKLETATNLTSSIHAEWDNKILDEGYQQIAWGIAGISNDKQYLYLYDTYDIWKINVKTLASTKLTKGRESQQVFRFELLTKSKNTSDIRLIDETKNNRLVINDLNTRIKSYAILKPNHTIDLLLTSHDFLYTKLQQAKLTTDFIYLKEAYNLPPELWYKKDMKSEPIQLFATNKQHYLYDWGTSELLHYTTIDGKKLKAAIFYPPNYKKGNVYPAIVRVYENLSQTVKEYHNPSMYNNIGFNVSNLTQQGYIVVLPDMAYDKGFTGASATNSVVGVLNKLIDEGVTEKGKIGLIGQSFGGYETNFILTQTDLFSAAVTGASLFDLVKDYFWNEPYEKTESWRYENFQFRIKKPFFEAPELYIKNSPLYHASRITTPILSWTGKNDTNVPPEQTMTIYTALRKLKKKIVMLRYPEARHFVSSKEDQTDLTRRIEQWFAFYLKNEPKSSWIK, from the coding sequence ATGAAGCCTGTATTTGCACAACATACTCACCGAACAGTAAAAGAATCTGAATACGATAAATGGGGAAAAGTTATTGGTTCGCAAATTTCTGAAAAAGGGAATTGGTCTACTATTAGTATGTCTTACGCTACTACAGATACTGTATTTTTAATTAATAACTTGACGAAACAACAAATAAGTATTGCTGGAATAAGAGAAGGTGCTTTTATGAAAGAAAATTCTTTTCTATGGTTAAAAAACAATAATCTTTCTGTACTTAATTTAAAAACGCTAGAAAATATTGAGATTCCTGCTGTAAAGAAATATGTTGTTTCAGTGGACAAGAATATTCTTATTTCCATAGAAAAACACAACAATGCACAACGAATTGTTTTGCGAGATATAAAAGGTAATAGTATAAAAACCATTGAAAATACGCGTAATTATAGTTTTGATAATGAAACAAATCGAATGGTTTATGAAAAAATAGTTGATACTAGTGTCTTTTTAGAATACATAGATCTTTCTCACCCTTTATCATCTAATGCGGTAGCACATAAAGAAGCTGGTTCTTACACTAATTTTAAGTGGAACGACAATGGTGTCGTTATATTATCGAAAAACGAAAACGCCTTGTCTAGCATTTGTTATTTTGATCTAAAAAGTAAAAACTTAGACTGTATGAATACTAATTTGATAGAAGACGAAATCGATCAAACATCAAATACATTGTATCTTTCTGCTAATGCTGAATTCATTTATTTCAATGCCAAAAAGAAGTTGATAAACAGAACAACAAATGATTCTGTAGAAATATGGTATGGTTCGGATCAGCTGATCTATCCAATTAGAAAAATGAGAGATGAACGTGGTTATACCCCTTATACTTGGGTTTGGAATAGAGTAGAAAATACTGTAAAACAGATTACAGACGATGAACTACCTAATATACATTATTTATCGAATAGTAATAAGCTCTTATTATACAACCCATATCAAAACACAACAGATAATAAATTAATAAACGATTATGATGTTTATTTCTATGATTCGAAAACAGCTGTTAAGAAAAGAATTATTCAAGAATTTGATCCAAATACTCATTTATTCGGAAATGTAGGACAAACAGATGATTTTGTTTACTACTATGACAATAATTGGTGGTGGTATAATACAAAACTTGAAACAGCTACAAATCTGACTTCTTCCATACATGCCGAATGGGATAACAAAATACTAGATGAAGGTTATCAACAAATTGCATGGGGAATTGCAGGAATCTCAAATGATAAACAATACCTCTATCTATATGACACCTATGATATTTGGAAAATAAATGTAAAGACATTAGCTTCTACTAAGTTGACAAAAGGCAGAGAGTCGCAGCAAGTTTTTCGTTTTGAGTTATTGACGAAATCAAAAAATACGTCGGATATCCGTCTTATTGACGAAACTAAGAACAACAGGTTGGTTATAAACGATCTAAATACAAGAATTAAATCTTATGCCATATTAAAACCAAATCATACAATTGATTTACTATTGACAAGTCATGATTTTTTATATACAAAGTTGCAACAAGCCAAGTTAACAACAGATTTTATTTACTTAAAAGAAGCCTATAATTTACCACCAGAATTGTGGTATAAAAAAGATATGAAAAGTGAACCAATACAATTATTCGCAACGAATAAACAACATTATCTTTATGATTGGGGAACATCCGAATTATTGCATTACACAACTATAGATGGAAAAAAACTAAAAGCTGCTATATTTTACCCACCGAATTACAAGAAAGGAAATGTATATCCTGCTATAGTTCGTGTCTACGAAAATTTGTCACAAACAGTAAAAGAATACCACAATCCATCGATGTATAACAACATAGGATTTAATGTATCAAATCTTACGCAACAAGGTTATATTGTTGTACTTCCCGATATGGCATATGATAAAGGTTTTACAGGTGCATCTGCTACAAATTCAGTTGTAGGAGTTTTGAATAAACTAATTGATGAAGGTGTAACTGAAAAAGGAAAAATAGGATTGATTGGACAGTCATTTGGAGGATATGAAACCAATTTTATACTTACACAAACCGATTTATTTAGTGCTGCTGTTACGGGAGCAAGTTTATTTGACTTGGTAAAAGACTATTTTTGGAATGAACCTTACGAAAAAACAGAAAGCTGGCGCTATGAAAATTTTCAATTTAGAATAAAAAAGCCATTTTTTGAAGCGCCCGAACTTTACATAAAAAATTCACCTTTGTATCATGCAAGTAGAATCACAACACCAATATTGAGTTGGACAGGTAAAAATGATACTAATGTACCTCCAGAACAAACGATGACAATTTATACCGCTTTGAGAAAACTCAAAAAAAAGATTGTTATGCTACGCTATCCTGAAGCAAGACATTTTGTATCAAGCAAAGAAGATCAAACAGATTTGACAAGGAGAATAGAACAATGGTTTGCTTTTTATTTGAAAAACGAACCAAAAAGTAGTTGGATTAAATAA
- a CDS encoding helix-turn-helix transcriptional regulator has translation MKTSIPLLIGFLWLIFNIENVYAIDQLSTQTNDFLVQRIDSFQTDKNNPEVWKYINAYILKAKISNDSETLCYGYKEAIYFSQDYSTKLKYADSAIVVAQQTKNNDLIVQSFLSKGLVHYQFKKFQPALKNYLLAEKKLNKKSSNYLTHKVLFNVALIKFQLKQFSEAELLFQKCIIYFENNSSDVNHQAYYLNSLYYSVQILQAQHKYTEANQLNHKGLELSQDSQNDYFIHYFTYLKGIQFYLEKEYQQSIAILTNELDYLKNQQDANSLSLAYFYIGKSYETINEVQKAIIYFQKIDQLFNEYEFLDSDVRAAYDALIHNSENNRNYPNQLYYINQLLKLDHLTQQNTVKLSPILQKEYDEKELLKLKKNVEFKIAIYPILIGFVIILCSIGVLYSYKRFFKKLTIDKKKVKEPPVIEIPTEVVNDILNQLNDFEMNHLFVQKTLTLAQLAKSFKTNSAYLSKIINSEKGTNFSNYINRLRINYVLHLLMDSDQYHQHSIGDLAELVGFSSSRQFSNVFFQVTSFRPYEYIKQLKFNINKDD, from the coding sequence ATGAAAACATCTATACCCCTTCTAATTGGATTTTTATGGCTTATTTTCAACATCGAAAATGTCTATGCAATTGATCAACTAAGCACACAAACAAATGACTTTCTAGTTCAGAGAATTGATTCATTTCAAACCGATAAGAACAATCCCGAAGTTTGGAAGTACATTAATGCTTATATCCTAAAGGCTAAGATTAGTAATGATAGCGAAACGTTGTGCTATGGCTATAAGGAAGCTATTTACTTTTCACAGGATTATTCAACCAAATTAAAATATGCTGATAGTGCGATAGTTGTTGCTCAACAGACAAAGAATAATGATTTGATTGTTCAAAGTTTTCTTTCGAAAGGATTGGTTCATTATCAGTTCAAGAAATTTCAACCAGCCTTAAAAAATTATTTATTAGCTGAAAAGAAATTGAATAAGAAATCATCCAACTATTTAACGCATAAAGTCCTTTTTAATGTTGCTTTAATTAAATTTCAATTAAAACAGTTTAGTGAAGCGGAACTATTGTTTCAGAAATGCATTATTTACTTTGAAAATAATAGTTCAGATGTCAATCACCAAGCTTATTATTTAAATAGCCTTTATTATTCTGTTCAAATTTTACAGGCTCAACATAAATACACCGAAGCTAATCAACTTAATCATAAAGGTTTGGAATTGAGTCAAGATTCTCAAAACGACTATTTTATTCATTATTTTACCTATTTAAAAGGAATTCAATTCTATTTAGAAAAAGAGTATCAACAATCTATAGCCATACTAACAAATGAATTAGATTATTTAAAAAATCAACAAGATGCTAATTCACTTAGTTTGGCTTATTTTTATATTGGTAAATCTTACGAGACAATAAATGAAGTACAAAAAGCAATTATATATTTTCAAAAAATAGATCAACTTTTTAATGAATATGAGTTTTTGGATAGCGATGTTCGTGCTGCTTACGATGCCTTAATCCATAATTCTGAAAATAATCGTAATTACCCAAATCAATTGTATTATATCAATCAGTTATTAAAATTAGATCATTTAACTCAGCAAAATACAGTAAAGCTTTCTCCTATTCTCCAAAAAGAATATGATGAAAAAGAACTATTGAAGTTGAAGAAAAATGTTGAATTCAAAATCGCCATCTATCCTATTTTGATAGGTTTTGTGATCATTTTATGTTCAATAGGGGTATTGTATAGTTACAAACGTTTTTTCAAAAAGCTTACGATAGATAAAAAGAAAGTAAAAGAACCTCCCGTTATTGAGATTCCGACTGAAGTTGTAAATGATATTTTGAATCAGCTGAATGATTTTGAAATGAATCACTTATTTGTACAGAAAACTTTAACCTTAGCTCAATTAGCAAAATCATTTAAAACCAATTCTGCATATTTATCAAAGATTATTAATTCAGAAAAAGGAACTAATTTTTCAAATTACATCAATCGACTTCGAATAAATTATGTTCTTCATCTCCTAATGGATTCAGATCAGTATCATCAACATTCAATTGGTGATTTAGCAGAATTAGTAGGTTTTTCATCTTCTCGTCAATTTTCGAATGTATTCTTTCAAGTGACTTCATTTCGCCCTTATGAATATATTAAACAATTGAAATTCAATATAAACAAAGACGATTAA
- a CDS encoding RagB/SusD family nutrient uptake outer membrane protein, with protein sequence MKNIYTLSLTVVISVLFFRCNDFLDVDVPTSQYNSELVFADKKTTNAALINLYADMREKGFVSGQMSAFPVSIGLYTDELDSYQINQVESQNLYNNTLQANSATVLQYWSQTYYQIYMANAIIEGCQNSKGLSTPDKNGFIGEALFVRALLHFYLVNTYGDIPYIKTTNYELNKSVSRLEKTKVYEQITQDLEVAIPLLSSLITLQRNRPNQVTAQALLARVELYKGNWVNAEKWASTVINTPSIEWQQDVNQEFLKENKSIIWQISPKQAGNYAYEGGTYTMSQLVLLLLLL encoded by the coding sequence ATGAAAAATATATATACGTTAAGTTTAACAGTCGTTATAAGCGTCTTATTCTTTAGATGCAATGATTTTTTGGATGTTGATGTTCCTACTTCTCAATACAATAGTGAGTTGGTTTTTGCTGATAAAAAGACAACAAATGCTGCGCTTATTAACCTATATGCAGATATGAGAGAAAAAGGTTTTGTAAGTGGGCAAATGAGTGCTTTTCCTGTTTCTATTGGTCTATATACCGATGAATTAGATTCGTATCAAATCAATCAAGTAGAATCTCAAAATTTATATAATAATACATTACAGGCAAATAGCGCCACTGTACTACAATATTGGTCGCAAACCTATTATCAGATTTATATGGCAAATGCTATTATAGAAGGATGCCAAAATAGTAAAGGCTTATCTACACCAGATAAAAATGGTTTTATAGGTGAAGCACTTTTTGTGAGAGCATTGCTCCATTTTTATTTAGTGAATACCTATGGCGATATTCCTTATATAAAAACAACGAATTATGAGTTGAATAAAAGTGTTTCTCGTTTAGAGAAAACAAAAGTGTATGAACAAATTACACAAGATTTAGAAGTAGCTATACCGCTATTATCTTCACTAATAACACTACAACGTAATCGTCCTAATCAAGTAACTGCACAAGCTTTACTAGCACGTGTAGAATTGTATAAAGGAAATTGGGTAAATGCTGAAAAATGGGCTTCTACAGTAATTAATACTCCTTCTATAGAATGGCAACAAGATGTTAATCAAGAGTTTTTGAAAGAGAATAAATCGATTATTTGGCAAATTTCTCCTAAGCAAGCTGGTAATTATGCGTATGAAGGTGGTACGTATACTATGTCGCAACTGGTCCTCCTACTTCTATTGCTTTAA
- a CDS encoding DUF6520 family protein has protein sequence MKNLKLQTVLPIAAFLLAGIGAFATQQTKSNESIKDAALIDGFIRHSSSTDCEEIKVDCTQERTDQLCMTEEATPQQVWQKNGVGQCVLELYKPIN, from the coding sequence ATGAAAAATTTAAAACTTCAAACAGTATTGCCTATTGCAGCATTTTTATTGGCTGGAATAGGAGCGTTTGCTACGCAGCAAACTAAAAGCAACGAATCTATCAAAGATGCTGCTTTAATCGATGGATTTATTCGACATAGTTCGTCTACAGATTGTGAAGAAATTAAAGTTGATTGTACACAAGAACGTACAGATCAACTTTGTATGACAGAAGAAGCAACTCCACAGCAAGTTTGGCAAAAAAATGGTGTTGGCCAGTGTGTTTTAGAATTATATAAACCAATTAATTAA
- a CDS encoding DoxX family protein, whose product MRKYDPFIQTLICYLFIVLFIYAAVSKLMDFENFQIQLAQSPLLSAYAGFISYAVIIAEIVIALLLCYKRWRLIGLYASFGLMIAFTVYIYLILNYSDFIPCSCGGILEKMGWTEHLIFNVIFVGLSIIAIMITRESVKRKLFLKLIVIGILSAGCVVILFLQSEAKMSKQNPFIRKYLKDIVIGKHSYKLKNNSHYFIGVTNNKLYLGDRFAPLYVTEIDLDNYQSRELIIKIDQDDFPFRTVKIFISSPHFFLVDGTVPVIFKGDIKTWEAKVLSTDPTLYFSKAVISSTDELFVRKQDFKTKKNILARYNLAPSVQQFTTTSIFGEATQGIFDTDGIPLFDLKQNKFLYVYYYRNNYTVANKNLDVITRSHTIDTTRLAPLKVITNQQNQQKLLNPNSVINRLAAVDNGLLYINSTKKGQFEDNQVWKQASAVDIYDYQKQLYKGSFYLYDVDRQKTNEFIINNNNLYAIIKNQLVVYTLNTKIIQ is encoded by the coding sequence ATGAGAAAATACGATCCATTTATACAAACACTCATCTGCTACCTATTTATTGTGTTGTTTATTTATGCGGCGGTAAGCAAGCTGATGGATTTTGAGAATTTTCAAATTCAATTGGCACAATCACCATTACTTAGTGCTTATGCAGGATTTATTTCTTATGCAGTTATTATTGCGGAAATAGTGATTGCATTACTGCTTTGTTATAAAAGATGGCGATTAATTGGGCTTTATGCTTCATTCGGATTAATGATAGCATTTACAGTCTATATTTATCTGATATTAAATTACAGCGATTTCATTCCATGTTCCTGTGGCGGTATTTTAGAAAAGATGGGATGGACAGAACATTTAATTTTTAATGTAATCTTTGTTGGTCTTTCCATCATTGCTATTATGATTACAAGAGAAAGTGTAAAACGAAAGCTTTTCTTGAAATTAATTGTAATTGGTATTTTGAGTGCGGGTTGTGTTGTTATTTTATTCTTACAATCAGAAGCAAAGATGTCTAAACAGAATCCATTTATTCGAAAATATTTGAAAGATATTGTGATTGGTAAACATTCGTATAAGCTTAAAAATAATTCACACTATTTTATTGGCGTTACAAACAATAAGCTATACTTAGGAGATCGATTTGCACCTCTTTATGTAACGGAAATAGATTTAGATAATTATCAATCTCGTGAGCTAATAATTAAAATCGACCAAGACGACTTTCCTTTTCGTACAGTTAAAATATTTATTTCATCTCCACATTTCTTTTTAGTAGATGGAACTGTTCCTGTAATCTTTAAGGGGGATATCAAAACATGGGAAGCTAAAGTATTATCAACAGATCCAACCCTTTATTTTTCGAAAGCTGTTATAAGTTCAACAGACGAGTTATTTGTACGTAAGCAAGATTTTAAAACAAAAAAAAATATACTAGCGCGATATAATTTAGCACCTTCTGTACAACAATTTACCACTACATCAATATTTGGTGAAGCAACACAAGGGATTTTTGATACAGATGGCATTCCGTTGTTTGATTTAAAACAAAATAAATTTCTATATGTATACTATTATCGAAACAATTATACAGTTGCGAATAAAAATTTAGATGTAATCACCAGATCTCATACAATAGACACCACCCGTTTAGCGCCACTTAAAGTTATAACGAATCAGCAAAATCAGCAAAAATTATTAAATCCCAATAGTGTAATAAACCGCTTAGCAGCGGTAGATAATGGGTTATTGTATATAAATTCTACTAAAAAAGGACAATTTGAAGATAATCAAGTGTGGAAACAAGCTTCTGCAGTAGATATATATGATTATCAAAAACAATTGTATAAAGGCAGTTTTTATCTCTATGATGTTGATCGTCAAAAAACAAATGAATTTATTATTAACAACAATAATTTATATGCAATTATAAAGAATCAACTGGTTGTATATACGCTTAATACGAAAATCATACAATAA
- a CDS encoding OmpA family protein, with protein sequence MNKLFIVAIAATLIVSCNNKTEEKKTNNVAVDTNQNQENTIADKGFDINKIPFSTADIGDFPFINLPQGLQEMNKPLVKEFDMCFFPINGVMTPFEGKLYKTFVSPKQGEEFSQHFFEKSMADYLQSIGAVKVFDGEITKEEYERYNKQDPNKGGEGDMGYAGQNMKFWTLRTKDKGNVYIQYLSNNAGASLNVLQEANFKQTITKVTADDIANDLTKNGKSILYINFDVDQAKITQEGDEIVTEIANALKKDNALKISIEGHTDNSGDAKHNKKLSNDRANAVMQKLIALGIDKTRLSAIGYGAEKPLVANDTEENKAKNRRVELVKVK encoded by the coding sequence ATGAATAAACTATTTATTGTAGCGATTGCAGCTACTTTGATTGTTTCTTGTAACAACAAAACAGAAGAAAAGAAAACGAATAATGTTGCAGTAGATACTAATCAGAATCAAGAAAACACGATTGCTGATAAGGGATTTGACATCAACAAAATTCCATTTTCGACAGCTGATATTGGAGATTTTCCTTTCATAAATCTTCCGCAAGGTTTACAAGAAATGAACAAACCTTTGGTAAAAGAATTTGACATGTGTTTTTTTCCTATTAACGGTGTTATGACTCCTTTTGAAGGAAAATTATATAAAACTTTTGTTTCACCTAAACAAGGAGAAGAATTTTCGCAACATTTCTTTGAAAAAAGTATGGCTGATTATTTACAATCTATCGGGGCTGTTAAAGTGTTTGATGGTGAAATAACCAAAGAAGAATATGAGCGTTACAATAAACAAGATCCAAATAAAGGAGGTGAAGGCGATATGGGATACGCTGGACAAAATATGAAGTTTTGGACATTACGCACAAAAGATAAAGGAAATGTATATATACAATACCTTTCTAACAATGCTGGTGCTTCGCTTAATGTACTACAAGAAGCAAACTTTAAGCAGACGATTACCAAAGTAACAGCAGACGATATTGCTAATGATTTGACTAAGAATGGAAAATCTATTTTATATATAAATTTTGATGTTGATCAAGCAAAAATCACACAAGAAGGTGATGAAATTGTGACTGAAATTGCAAATGCTTTAAAGAAAGATAACGCATTGAAAATATCGATTGAAGGGCATACAGATAATTCTGGAGACGCTAAACATAACAAAAAACTATCTAACGACCGTGCAAATGCTGTAATGCAAAAACTAATTGCTTTAGGTATTGATAAAACACGTTTATCTGCCATAGGATATGGAGCCGAAAAACCATTGGTAGCAAATGATACAGAAGAAAATAAAGCAAAAAATAGACGTGTAGAATTGGTTAAAGTAAAGTAA